A region from the Novosphingobium sp. 9U genome encodes:
- a CDS encoding MFS transporter, which translates to MLVTLSSLSLPIVSGFTMVAITQSIAAAAGALFAPAISAITLGLVGPKMFAKRVGRNEAFNHAGNAVSAGLAGVLAWKFGPVVVFWLMAGLTVASIFVSLQIDNSAIDNAVARGLDCEPEEGCEEPSGWKTLLGNRTLMIFALTTFTFHLSNAAMLTSVSQLLGRTVGKDQATLLTAACIVAAQLVMVPVAIVVGRNAARWGTKPIFLVAFAFLAARGMLYTFSNDPWWLVGVQALDGIGAGIIGALFPVIVADLTQGSGRFNVSQGVFSSVFGLGAALSATLAGAIIVWAGHTASFLTLAGIAAAGFILYLIAMPETHK; encoded by the coding sequence ATGCTCGTGACGCTGAGCAGCCTATCGCTGCCGATCGTGTCGGGCTTCACCATGGTGGCGATTACCCAGTCGATTGCCGCTGCGGCCGGCGCGTTGTTCGCGCCGGCTATCTCGGCCATCACTTTGGGGCTGGTTGGGCCGAAGATGTTCGCCAAGCGAGTCGGCCGCAACGAAGCTTTCAATCACGCCGGCAATGCGGTTTCGGCCGGGTTAGCGGGCGTGCTGGCCTGGAAGTTCGGGCCGGTCGTCGTCTTCTGGCTCATGGCCGGGCTGACGGTCGCGAGCATCTTCGTGTCACTGCAGATCGACAACAGCGCCATCGACAATGCGGTCGCACGCGGGCTCGACTGCGAACCCGAGGAGGGATGCGAAGAGCCGAGTGGCTGGAAGACGCTGCTGGGGAACCGCACGCTGATGATCTTTGCGCTCACGACATTCACTTTCCACTTGTCCAATGCCGCAATGTTGACTTCGGTCAGTCAGCTGCTTGGGCGTACCGTTGGCAAGGACCAGGCCACCTTGCTGACCGCGGCCTGTATCGTTGCAGCGCAACTCGTCATGGTGCCGGTCGCGATCGTCGTCGGGCGCAACGCCGCGCGCTGGGGCACCAAGCCGATCTTCCTCGTCGCATTTGCCTTTCTTGCGGCGCGCGGCATGCTTTACACCTTTTCGAACGACCCATGGTGGTTGGTCGGGGTGCAGGCACTGGATGGGATCGGCGCAGGCATCATCGGCGCCCTGTTCCCGGTGATCGTTGCCGACCTGACCCAAGGCAGCGGGCGGTTCAACGTGAGCCAGGGTGTCTTCTCCAGCGTGTTCGGGCTTGGTGCGGCGCTGTCGGCGACACTGGCCGGCGCGATCATCGTGTGGGCCGGGCATACCGCCAGCTTCCTGACGCTTGCAGGGATCGCCGCCGCGGGGTTCATCCTATACCTCATCGCCATGCCGGAAACGCACAAGTGA
- the tkt gene encoding transketolase, with amino-acid sequence MTATTASTDAVHEDGSPDRLAIDTIRTLAMDAVQKANSGHPGTPMALAPVAYTLWKDFIRYDPAAPDWPNRDRFVLSVGHASMLLYAVLHLASVEEIDADGNKTGEPAVSLSDIEQFRQLSSKTPGHPEYRMTTGVETTTGPLGQGCGNSVGMAIAERALASRFNRDGFDLFDHDVYVLCGDGDMMEGVSAEAASVAGHLKLSNLCWVYDSNHITIEGGTDIAFTEDVGKRFEAYGWNVIHVDDANDTAAFGKAIETFRATDDRPTFIVVHSVIGWGSPRAGSEKAHGEALGEDNVRATKKAYGWPEDKQFYVPDGVKEHFTQAVAGRGKPLREEWEATFERYRQSFPEQAAELDLLRRGKLPDGWQAEIPTFPADAKGLASRDSGGKVLNAIAPHVPMLMGGAADLAPSTKTNLTFQGAGSFEPNDYSGRNFHFGVREHAMGSIANGMALSYLRSYTGTFLVFADYMRAPIRLAAIMELPVVFVFTHDSIGVGEDGPTHQPIEHLATLRAIPGLDTIRPGDANEVAAAWKVALSHTHEPTALIFSRQAIATLDREKYASADGLEKGGYVLGDCEGTPEIILIGTGSELPMVVAAHEKLTAEGVKSRVVSLPSWYLFEKQDKAYHEVVFPNAVRARLAVEQAGSMGWDRYVGHDGGTITMSTFGASAPLAKLQEKFGFTVDNICAVARKLIENNA; translated from the coding sequence ATGACCGCTACGACCGCTTCGACCGACGCCGTCCACGAGGACGGCTCTCCGGATCGCCTCGCCATCGACACTATTCGCACTCTCGCCATGGATGCGGTGCAGAAGGCCAACTCGGGTCATCCAGGCACGCCCATGGCGCTGGCGCCCGTCGCGTACACGTTGTGGAAGGACTTCATCCGCTACGATCCGGCCGCACCCGACTGGCCCAACCGCGACCGCTTCGTGCTCTCCGTCGGCCACGCCTCGATGCTGCTCTACGCGGTGCTGCACCTCGCCAGCGTCGAGGAGATCGATGCTGACGGCAACAAGACCGGTGAGCCTGCCGTCAGCCTCAGCGACATCGAGCAGTTCCGCCAGCTGAGCTCGAAGACGCCAGGCCATCCCGAATACCGCATGACCACTGGTGTCGAGACGACCACCGGGCCGCTGGGCCAGGGTTGCGGCAACTCGGTCGGTATGGCGATTGCGGAGCGGGCGCTGGCTTCACGGTTCAACCGGGACGGCTTCGACTTGTTCGACCACGACGTCTACGTTCTGTGCGGCGACGGCGACATGATGGAAGGCGTCTCGGCCGAGGCAGCTTCGGTCGCCGGGCACCTGAAGCTGTCGAACTTGTGCTGGGTCTACGACAGCAACCACATCACTATCGAAGGCGGCACCGACATCGCCTTCACCGAAGACGTCGGCAAGCGCTTCGAGGCGTACGGATGGAACGTCATCCACGTCGACGACGCCAACGACACCGCCGCGTTCGGCAAGGCGATCGAGACATTCCGCGCCACCGACGACCGCCCGACCTTCATCGTCGTCCACTCGGTGATCGGCTGGGGCTCTCCCCGAGCCGGCAGCGAAAAGGCGCATGGCGAGGCGCTGGGCGAGGACAACGTGCGCGCAACCAAGAAGGCGTACGGCTGGCCCGAGGACAAGCAGTTCTACGTGCCCGATGGCGTCAAGGAGCACTTCACCCAAGCCGTAGCCGGGCGCGGCAAGCCGCTGCGCGAAGAATGGGAAGCGACGTTCGAGCGCTATCGCCAGAGCTTTCCTGAGCAGGCCGCCGAACTCGACCTGCTGCGCCGCGGCAAGCTGCCCGACGGCTGGCAGGCCGAGATCCCGACGTTCCCCGCCGATGCGAAGGGCCTCGCCTCGCGAGATAGCGGCGGGAAGGTGCTGAACGCCATCGCCCCGCACGTGCCCATGCTGATGGGCGGCGCCGCCGACCTCGCGCCGTCGACCAAGACCAACCTTACGTTCCAGGGCGCGGGCTCGTTCGAGCCGAACGACTACTCGGGCCGCAACTTCCACTTCGGCGTGCGCGAGCATGCGATGGGGTCGATCGCCAACGGCATGGCGCTGTCGTATTTGCGTTCTTACACCGGCACCTTCCTCGTCTTCGCCGACTACATGCGCGCGCCGATCCGCCTCGCCGCGATCATGGAGTTGCCGGTGGTCTTCGTGTTCACCCACGACTCTATCGGTGTCGGCGAGGACGGGCCCACTCACCAGCCGATCGAGCACTTAGCCACGCTGCGGGCGATCCCGGGGCTGGACACGATCCGGCCGGGCGATGCCAACGAAGTCGCCGCCGCGTGGAAGGTCGCGCTCAGCCATACCCACGAGCCGACCGCACTGATCTTCTCGCGCCAGGCGATCGCCACTCTGGACCGCGAGAAGTACGCCTCCGCTGATGGCTTGGAGAAGGGCGGCTACGTCCTGGGCGATTGCGAGGGCACGCCCGAGATCATCCTGATCGGCACCGGTAGCGAACTGCCGATGGTGGTCGCCGCGCACGAGAAATTGACGGCAGAAGGTGTCAAATCGCGCGTCGTCTCGCTGCCGAGTTGGTACTTGTTTGAAAAGCAGGACAAGGCCTACCATGAAGTGGTGTTCCCCAACGCAGTACGCGCGCGCCTGGCGGTCGAGCAGGCCGGCTCGATGGGCTGGGATCGCTACGTCGGGCATGACGGCGGCACGATCACCATGAGCACCTTCGGCGCGTCCGCCCCGCTCGCCAAGCTTCAGGAAAAGTTCGGCTTCACCGTCGACAACATCTGCGCCGTCGCGCGCAAGCTCATCGAGAACAACGCATGA
- the rpiA gene encoding ribose-5-phosphate isomerase RpiA translates to MVKQPEFEVQKRAAASAAVAEITDGMLIGLGTGSTAAYAVSEVARRVRDGLAIRAVATSKATAHAAMLAGIEVVELQDFDRIDLAIDGVDEIDGQLRAIKGGGGAMLQEKIVADAADRMIAIADASKRVRQIGARPVPVEVLPMAQALALRRAGELGARAVLRCKEALPFRTDQGNLIIDCHFAVINDPANLADRLARIPGVLGHGLFLSEIDTIYVGVAGGVERCDRP, encoded by the coding sequence ATGGTAAAGCAGCCCGAGTTCGAAGTTCAGAAGCGTGCTGCAGCGAGTGCCGCGGTTGCTGAGATTACAGATGGCATGCTGATCGGCCTGGGGACGGGGAGCACGGCAGCATATGCGGTCTCCGAAGTCGCGCGCCGGGTTCGAGACGGTCTGGCGATCCGTGCAGTCGCGACATCGAAGGCGACAGCGCACGCGGCCATGTTGGCCGGCATTGAAGTCGTCGAACTCCAGGACTTCGATCGGATCGATCTCGCGATCGATGGCGTCGACGAGATCGACGGACAGCTACGCGCCATCAAAGGCGGTGGTGGCGCTATGCTGCAAGAGAAGATCGTGGCCGACGCCGCCGACCGGATGATTGCCATCGCCGATGCGTCGAAGCGCGTGCGACAAATCGGTGCACGGCCGGTTCCTGTGGAAGTGCTGCCGATGGCGCAAGCCCTGGCGCTGCGACGTGCAGGCGAACTCGGCGCGCGGGCCGTCTTGCGGTGCAAGGAAGCGCTGCCGTTTCGCACCGACCAAGGCAATCTGATCATCGACTGCCACTTCGCCGTGATTAATGATCCGGCCAATCTTGCCGACCGACTCGCCCGCATCCCTGGGGTGCTGGGCCATGGCTTGTTCCTCAGCGAGATCGACACGATCTATGTTGGGGTGGCCGGCGGTGTCGAGCGCTGCGACCGGCCGTAA